GAAGTGGTCGAGGAGGATGAGGAACGGAGGGTTTGGGGCCGTGGGGTATAGTGATGAAGTGGCGGACGACGTCAGAGCTTTGTTGAGGAGGTATAAAGAAGGAGTTTGGTCGATGGTACCGTGCTCTGATGCCACCGGAATATTCCTTTGTTGGAGAGATCAGCCGGTGGTTTGGGCTAGTGCGTGGCGGCCAACGTaaaagggtttagggtttttatattgatatatatgcACGCGCCCTTGTTGGTTAAGATAGTTGTTTCACACGTATGGGAATGGTTAATGATGGCTTGGGATTGAGAGTTTACTACTGAGATAATGCGTTCATAATATGAAATTTGCTTTTCGATATAttttttgctttcttctttGAGTTAAGTTTTGTGATTAGTTTGATTTATGCTAAAGAATTTAATTTTTCCTCTGTAATGAAGGTGTTATTTTTCGTACACTATAAGCTCTAAACGAtatcctgtttttttttcttctttttatttttttaatatgtcaGTCAGCATTTGATATGAATTAGTTACTGTTAAATTgaatgattaatttttttttgaatatatgttaaatttattcaaaagaaAACTACTTTCTTACATCAAGTGCAAACTGTTTTTTGAGAAAACTAGAACTTAATTGTAACCCAAGTCTCTTATCTTGTGGCAAATCACATAAACGATTAACTGGAATTCAGAATTCATAATGGATACGAACGTATATTAATGCTACAGCAGCACTTCAAATTCAGCAAGATTTATTACGAATTTaggtatataatttatttattccaTGTTACTAATAGATCAAAGAGAGGTGGTTCTACTTCATTTCATTCTGGTTCTTGTGAAGAGGTTCCTCTACATTCCTCTCCTACTTTGGTTGAGGAATCTTTTTGGTGGAATCTCGTGAATGTAGCTATTATAGTGGCATGCACGCTTCTGAAAGTGTATTAGCTGTTTTTGATCATTCGTAAACATAAACAAATTGTTTATGTTACAAGCAAGTGGCTAGTGTCTAactacaagcaatgcaagcaatTTGACGTTTAGGCAACACCTGAATATTGCAATTATTAACAGTTCTTACCGTTCACATTCTGATGTGTGGTATGTATTgaacaaaagtaaaataatcagcattcttttttttgtgcaaacGGGCTTTTATAATTGATTAAGAAATGTTAATGGCCCATAAGGCCTGCTTAGCCACAAGGTCGGCCCTGACATTGTTTAGCCTAGGaatgaaattgaaactaatcgACTTGAATGAAAAAGTAGAGTGGTAGATGTCTCGAAGGATTCCAAAAATCTCCGTCTTCATCTCTTTACGGTTGATGATATTGATGAGAGTTTGAGAGTCTGAGGAGAGTGAGATTTCTTCGATCCTGCAAGAGAGGGATTAATTACTCAGAACGGGATAGCTATTCATTTGTCGTTCTTAATGGATACCATTTATTTGTATTGGCTTTGCAGTAATGCATCTTTCAACTTTTGCTTTATAAAAGAGGTAAAGGGACCAATCTTTTTTGTGATCCGTGTATAcgtacatatatacatatgttatGTCTTCAATGGATTGCACATGCATGTACTTAAGAAAGTTCATGTCCCCCTTACCCATCATGTTTTTATTTAGTGAACAGCCCATAAAAAGTAAATAGTAATTGAGATAAATAGTTAGTCCATTGATTCCATCGTTTCAACACTTCCATATATGTGCCtttttaatttaagaaaataaaatatgaaaagtagTGGGAACTGCTTTTGAGATATGTGGCTGGTTTTACTACAACTCTCTTTCCCTCATCTTTTGACGAGGCTTTGGCCTCCCCATGTTAATGGTACGATCTTTTTAGCTTCGCTTTTTAAGCTaatcttttttcaaaaatctaGCTTCTTCTGGTCTGTTTTCTTGTTTATAAAGTCATGCAAAAAGCAAATTAATACAATAAAAATCTACTGGCTGTCCCATTTTTGCTTTAATTCGAATCGAAACCTTGCTGGGTCCCTTGTACCACGACTTGACCATTACTCATCGCTAACTACAAAATGCTTCAATTCATAGGGAATATCATAATTAATCCTCATGATGCAAAGGTTTATTTTTAGGGCACTTGAACCTATTTAACTATTTCTTTATGGACGATACTCATGTTAATTTCATTGAAAAATTGATTGTTAACATTTTAAACAcgaaatttatatttgtttgtcAGTTTAATGTCGAGTTCGAACTGGGAAATATAACTTCATCCGGTAAGCAGTCTTTTGGTCTCACTaaagaagaagctgagaagATTATGGAGAAACTCAAAGCGGTTGGTGCTACTGTTGTTTTGGAATGAATTTAAAGTCACAAATCCGGAATCAAACAATATGGaaatattattacaatattGCTCAGAGTTTGCTTTCTTGCTGTTTTATATTCTCAGCACTGAAATGCCACTCCGGTCAGGTAGTAACTTTTTCATGTAGTACTTGGATTTTCTAGAGAGGTTAATTCTCTGTCTTCTCTTCTCTGGTATCACCTCGATTGAACATTCTTGAAACCCGCGTCTCACAAACCAATCTGCTGTTCGTGTTGTTAGTAGAAACAGCTTCTCTAACCCGAGTGATGAAGCTTTTTTCTCTATGTAATCTGCAAGAAACAGATTCGTGTGTGTCATTGATGTTTTCTCTAGCTTTTTCGGTAGCTTAAAACGTTTTTTACCTAGCAGTTTATCGCCTTGGCCTTGACCGCGGCAATCTGATGCAACTGCAATGGCTGCTACTTCTCCGCATTTGTCTTCAAAGAAGGGAAACAGAGCTGCACAGGCGATGATCTGACCTTCTCTTTCCACAACCACGAACGACTCCAAAGCTCGCAGTAACTGCACTCAAAGATCAAATCTTTTAACAGCGGAAACGATAAAACACTGAGATGGGTTTGTGTTTAACCTCCTCATCGGTTCTGCGAACCAGAATCCCAGATTCCTCCAAGGGTTTGATGATATGTCTAATGCCCGCAAGATCATCCACTTTGGCATCTCTGGTTCCTTCGTACACATCACTGTGGACAAAATGCACATAACAATCAGTACAGTCACTGTAAGAACGATAAAGACCGAAAACAAATGTGTATACCTAGCAACCATAGTCCCCATTCCATCTCTTTTGAAAAGTTCCAACAACAGAACGCCACTTATAGTACCATCCAACAAGTGTACTCTTTTGACTCCACCCTTCGAACCAAACGGTTTCAGATAAAAATAGTTGCCGGTAAGAAACAAGACAAAAGGTTTTCATTAAACACTCACTCTGCAGACAAACGCAGCAGCAGCCAACTCAGAAAGATAACCGTTTAAACGGCTTAGTCTCTCCTCACCACCGATAGCAAAACCTTGCTCACCGGACCATAATCCGTTCCCATTCTCAAATCCAACACCGTTCTGAAAGATTGGAGTGTGGTTTCCGTTTCCCCAAAATGGTGGTCTCCCGTTATGAGAAGGATAAGTATCCTTGCCgttggtgttgttgttgttgttaggaGGTTCGTTGTGATAAGTGATACTTCCATCTCCAACAGCTTTTACATAATTAGCAGCAATGTCGCTTTGTTGTGCCCGTTTTCTCACTAACATATCTGCTTCTTGGAGTGTCAAGAAACTAATCAGATGCCCACTCTCATCAAGAATTGGACCGTCCATAATGCAGATAAGCTTATCTGCTCCTATAGCTAATGCACAAGCTGTAGCAACCTCATAGGTACTGCCCAAGTAAAAAGGACTGTCAATACTAGAAGAGTCTAAATCTTTTTTAAGGTTAAGTAGAGTGAGCATACTTGCAATTCAAAACTTCTCCAGAGCTTGAGTGGCCCAAGTTCCTCAACAAGACTACAGAACCACCATCAAGCCTCTCACAAATCCGATCTACATCGATCTTCTTCACTTCCCCTGTCGCTCCAAAATCAACACCATCAACAACACCTCTTCTCTGTCCCCATCAACAACAAGATAAAATCAGTCATAGAAATTCAAAGTCTGACTGAACGAACAAATGAAGAAAGTAGAAAACCTCACTTTTGCAGCAAAAAAGTTACCAGTATCAACCCTGACACCAATATCATGCAAACGACTACTATCACCATGCCTACGGATATTGCAAATAGAAGGTCCAGGAGATAGTTTGGCCTCAAGCATCACTGATATTGCTCCAGCAGCTTCCTTAGCAGCCTGCAAAGATGCTTCATCAGTTACTCTGTAACGTCCCACATATGTAGCCTCGCGTCCTGCAACTCACCCAATTTTTAGGCTCCTAACCCAACATTGTGACAAAAGTAGAGACAAGGTTTTATCTATTTCTGACCTCTCTCAGACAAAAGCTGGTCAATTTGCTCTTGGGTTCCAGGAACTAGCACAAATCTTATTCCCAGATGATGAAGAAACGCAATGTCCTGCACACAGCTTTAACTGAAACAAACCGTCGAACACTTTGTGTGCATCTTTaaca
This DNA window, taken from Raphanus sativus cultivar WK10039 unplaced genomic scaffold, ASM80110v3 Scaffold1173, whole genome shotgun sequence, encodes the following:
- the LOC108825999 gene encoding probable amino-acid acetyltransferase NAGS2, chloroplastic, which produces MMERGALLGSASSSNLYVPFQFRQTRSEPSSFRPNNNKLNPYPVFISPWFRPVASVSSLSTKCNMYDYATRAGGDVEAEHPVDDKEFVRWFREAWPYLWAHRGCTFVVVISGEIISGPYCDPILKDIAFLHHLGIRFVLVPGTQEQIDQLLSERGREATYVGRYRVTDEASLQAAKEAAGAISVMLEAKLSPGPSICNIRRHGDSSRLHDIGVRVDTGNFFAAKRRGVVDGVDFGATGEVKKIDVDRICERLDGGSVVLLRNLGHSSSGEVLNCNTYEVATACALAIGADKLICIMDGPILDESGHLISFLTLQEADMLVRKRAQQSDIAANYVKAVGDGSITYHNEPPNNNNNTNGKDTYPSHNGRPPFWGNGNHTPIFQNGVGFENGNGLWSGEQGFAIGGEERLSRLNGYLSELAAAAFVCRGGVKRVHLLDGTISGVLLLELFKRDGMGTMVASDVYEGTRDAKVDDLAGIRHIIKPLEESGILVRRTDEELLRALESFVVVEREGQIIACAALFPFFEDKCGEVAAIAVASDCRGQGQGDKLLDYIEKKASSLGLEKLFLLTTRTADWFVRRGFQECSIEVIPEKRRQRINLSRKSKYYMKKLLPDRSGISVLRI